One part of the Canis lupus dingo isolate Sandy chromosome 14, ASM325472v2, whole genome shotgun sequence genome encodes these proteins:
- the LOC112665340 gene encoding olfactory receptor 2T8-like, with the protein MMKLSSFSSFAVSLFYEIMNIWNTTSDFILLGLFHHTEAHLFLFSMVLTIAFGSLMGNALMILLIHQDVRLHTPMYFLLSQLSLMDMMLISTIVPKMAADYLSGKKSISPAGCGLQIFFFITLEGSECFLLASMSYDRYVAVCHPLRYPVLMSWQLCLRMTVGSWSLGAADGLMQAAATLSFPFCGAHEINHFFCEAPTLVRLACADTFVFEYVMYICCVLMLLVPFSLILISYSLILAAVLQMHSREARKKAFATCSSHLSVVGLFYGAAIFIYMRPKSYRSANHDKIVSVFYTIFTPLLNPIIYSMRNSEVKGALRKCMGQCAALHHK; encoded by the coding sequence ATGATGAAACTGtcatctttttcttcatttgcagTGTCACTCTTTTATGAAATCATGAACATCTGGAACACCACCTCAGATTTCATTCTCCTGGGACTCTTTCACCACACAGAAGcccacctttttctcttttcaatggTTCTGACAATTGCTTTCGGCTCCCTCATGGGCAATGCCCTCATGATTCTCCTGATTCACCAGGATGTCCGGCTCCACACACCTATGTACTTCCTACTGAGTCAACTCTCCCTCATGGACATGATGCTGATCTCCACCATTGTGCCCAAAATGGCAGCTGACTACTTGAGTGGCAAGAAGTCCATCTCCCCTGCTGGCTGTGGGCTTCAGATCTTCTTCTTCATCACTTTGGAAGGGAGCGAGTGCTTCCTCTTAGCATCCATgtcctatgaccgctatgtggctgTTTGCCACCCACTGAGGTACCCCGTTCTCATGAGCTGGCAATTATGCCTGAGAATGACCGTGGGGTCCTGGTCCCTGGGGGCAGCTGATGGGCTCATGCAGGCTGCTGCCACCCTGAGTTTTCCATTCTGTGGTGCACATGAGATCAATCATTTCTTCTGTGAGGCCCCCACTCTGGTGCGTTTGGCTTGTGCTGACACGTTTGTTTTTGAGTATGTCATGTATATCTGCTGTGTATTAATGCTGCTGGTTCCGTTTTCTCTCATCCTGATTTCCTATAGTCTCATCCTTGCTGCAGTTCTCCAGATGCATTCTAGAGAAGCCCGCAAGAAAGCTTTTGCCACCTGCTCCTCACATCTCTCTGTGGTGGGACTCTTTTATGGAGCTGCTATTTTTATCTACATGAGACCCAAATCCTATAGGTCAGCTAACCACGATAAAATAGTGTCAGTGTTCTATACGATCTTCACTCCTTTATTGAACCCCATCATCTATAGTATGAGGAACAGTGAAGTCAAGGGAGCCTTGAGAAAGTGTATGGGTCAATGTGCTGCCTTACATCATAAATAA